The sequence GTGCCGCATTTTCCCACGTAGAACCGCTCGTGCGTGACCGGCTCCACGCGCAGGAAAATCGTCGCAATGTACGCGCTGCTTCTCGCGGCTAACGTGCTGGTTTGGGTCCTCGCGTTCGCGGTCTTTTCGCCCGCGCATGCCCTGCTTTTGGGCACCGCTTTGCTGGCCTTTACGTTCGGCTTACGCCACGCCGTCGACGCGGATCACATCTGTGCAATCGACAACGTGACGCGCAAGCTGATGCAGGAGGGCAAGAGGCCCGTTGCGGTCGGCTTCTACTTCTCGCTCGGGCACTCGACCATCGTCTTCGCGCTCACCGTCGCAATCGCGCTCGGCGCGAGCGCGGTCCGCAGCCGGCTTCCCAATTTCGAGGCGGTCGGCGGCGCCGTCGGCACCGGCGTATCGGCGCTGTTCCTCTTTATTATCGCCGCCATCAACGCATTCGTGCTCGCCGACCTGTTGCGAGCGATGCGCCGCATTGCGGCCGGCGAAGCATACAGCGCGCAGAGCCTTCAGGAATCGCTCGAGGCGCGCGGGCTCCTAGGACGATTCTTCAAACCGCTCCTGCGCCTAGTGACGCGCAGCCGCCACATGTACCCCATTGGGGTTCTTTTCGGTTTAGGTTTCGACACGGCAACCGAGGTGGGGTTGCTGGGAATCGCGGCAATCGAGGCGGGAAAAGGTTTGCCGGTGTGGGCTATTTTGCTATTTCCGGCGTTATTCACGGTCGGCATGTCCCTCATCGACACGACCGACGGCATTCTGATGCTCGGCGCCTACGGATGGGCGTTCCTGAACCCGGCGCGCAAGTTGTATTACAACGTTGCGGTTACCGCAGCGTCGGTGCTGGTTGCAGTGCTGATCGGCAGTATTGAAATAGCGAATATCGCCGGTGCGAGCCTTCAATCGGGTTGGATTGGAGGCGCCGTAGCCGGAACGTTTGCCGTGGGGTGGATCGCCTCAATGTCGATGGCGGGGCTCTCGAAAGGGAGAAGACCATCGTCAACCAGCCAGGCCTCGAGATGCTTGACGTACGCACTTCCAAACGAGTCGGCAAGCGCGCCGACGTACGACTCGTAGCGAACGCGATCGTTCGCAGCAGCAAACGCGCTCAGCGCCAGGTGCTGACGGCCCATGTACCCCGGCTGCAGCCGAAGGCCGCCGTGCACGGCGTCGAGGAGGATGTCGCTTGCGGAGCGCGCCGCGTCATCCCGCAGCCGCTGCTCGAACCATTCGTCGAGCTCGAGCGGTAGGCGCAGCGACCTTACCGGTCCGAGCTTCCCCGAGCCCTTAGGGCGCGACATCGCGCTCGTCTTCGTGATCGTGCTCGTGATCGTGATCGGCTCCGTCGTGCGAGTGCTCGTGCCGGTGCACGGTGCCGTCGTAGTGGGCGTGCGCATGTGAATGGTCGTGTGTGTGCCCTGGGAAGGCGTCGTCGTGCACGTGCACGGTGCCGTTGTCATGTTGGTGCGGCAAGCCTTTTTCCATCGTCCCTACCTCCCGGTGAAAAGCAATCGTACCCTGGTAGCGGGCCAACTCAAAGACTTCGTCTTTGGCGAAACCGAGCTTTGCGTAGAAGTCCGCCAGGTGCGGCTCGCGACGCGGCAGCTCGACCATGAT comes from Candidatus Cybelea sp. and encodes:
- a CDS encoding HoxN/HupN/NixA family nickel/cobalt transporter — protein: MYALLLAANVLVWVLAFAVFSPAHALLLGTALLAFTFGLRHAVDADHICAIDNVTRKLMQEGKRPVAVGFYFSLGHSTIVFALTVAIALGASAVRSRLPNFEAVGGAVGTGVSALFLFIIAAINAFVLADLLRAMRRIAAGEAYSAQSLQESLEARGLLGRFFKPLLRLVTRSRHMYPIGVLFGLGFDTATEVGLLGIAAIEAGKGLPVWAILLFPALFTVGMSLIDTTDGILMLGAYGWAFLNPARKLYYNVAVTAASVLVAVLIGSIEIANIAGASLQSGWIGGAVAGTFAVGWIASMSMAGLSKGRRPSSTSQASRCLTYALPNESASAPTYDS